A window of Pyrus communis chromosome 3, drPyrComm1.1, whole genome shotgun sequence genomic DNA:
attgattaattgaacAAAAGTAAGGGACTAGATGGAGATAAAAGTTAAAATGGGTCAAAGTATAAAGATCGATAATGTTTCTTTATACAGAAGGAAACATTATATTGGCATCAGTAAGAGTGATCCAATTCCTTATAAGtcgttacattttttttaaataaaatttaatgtgAGACAATTCTTCGCATCCTCGTAAGACTACATGTCAGTGGTGATCTAAATGGTTATCTATTATAGATTGAACTATGGAAATAGTTGCAATTGCATCAAGAACAAATCGACTGAGACATACAGAATGCTACAACAATGTAGATTAAATTATCATTCAACGATGAAGGATGAAtacaaattattttcttaaggCTTGAAGAATAAACCAAAAGGAATACAAAAAAAGAATCTTTATTTGAAGTTTTGAACATCAAAAAACACTTGATGAATCAAAACTTCCCTAATAAAACCAACAATTCAGACTGCAACCATATTAGTTATTGGTTTCTCTCCTCTTCATATCATGTATCTTAGAATCCACTTTCGCTTTGAGACGTTGCATGAAAGCCTTATATTTCGGTAGTTCCTCTAGTCCCCAGTTTTTATGTGGCGCAGGCAACAACCGCTTGATCTcttccactttctctctctttcttgcgTTCCAAGTCTTCGTCgccatcatcatcgtcatcgtcgtcaccatcatcattatcatcatcatgACGTTTAGATGAAGTTCCTTCACCAAGAAAGCGATCCAAGACCTTGTTCACAGAGGGGATTCCATAGGCGTAGCTAGTTGTCCCGTGATAAGACGACAACAGCCATCTCGGAACCAGGCGGCCGGGAGCAAATTCTTCGGCTTCACGAAACAAAGCGTCGTGACGCTCCGAGAAGGTGGACTTTAGGCAGTTCTTGCTGTTTATCTTCTCCATATGTCGATCTTCCTGCTTCCGATGAATGGATTGTAGATGTATACACGAAACGTTTCTTCTTGATCTATAGAATTTGCTCAAAAGAATGTTGTGACTTGTGAGTACTCACAAAGGAAGAACTAGGGTCTCTATATATACACGACAGCTTGCCTGTAATTCATGAAGAACTAGAGTTTCCTTTTCTTTGGATTGTCATAAGTCAGCAAAATATGgaattgccatttttttttattaaattgatttatACAATAATATCATGCTTaccatttttcttcttatttaatACAAACAGATAATACTAGGAAGACCatctattagtgacacattacatcatttgtaaatttaatctaaaaaaatgatCTACCTAGGATTACTGGGTACAAAAATTACTAAAAAGGGTAACCGAACCCTTTTTTTATTCGAGAAAGGGTAACTAATAATGGAGGAGTATGACATCATATTTCCTATATTTTGGAGTGTCTCTTAAGCCAACCTGACaaagaagagatttttcaatgtgatcgtcACACGAGGTGTTACACCACGTATctctatataaatggtgggatatgtgtgttaaaaagttaataacttaaaaaataaaatttctcaccacttacataaaaacacgtggtgtaccacccgtgttcccgtcacaactaaaaactTCTCCCAACAAAGAAGGGGTTATGTGACCGACTATTACTTGGCAATTTGGCTTTTGTTTATTCCTGAATTTTGGATGGAAGGAtgtagagaaaaaaaatcaagaaacaaaaatgactGGGGTATGTAAATTCATTTAGTATTATGATGGTATATATCTCCACTTGTAAAGGAATTATCAAGTTCGAATCCCAAAAACAGTTAACTTGATGACTATAGTTGACCTATTGTGAGATTTCAGCCCAAATTTCTCTCGTTGTACAAATAAGAACACCAT
This region includes:
- the LOC137728447 gene encoding agamous-like MADS-box protein AGL29, whose translation is MEKINSKNCLKSTFSERHDALFREAEEFAPGRLVPRWLLSSYHGTTSYAYGIPSVNKVLDRFLGEGTSSKRHDDDNDDGDDDDDDDGDEDLERKKERESGRDQAVVACAT